CTTCGGCTCTTGTCACTCGCCAGTCCTTGCGGATAACATAGTAGAAGATGAACGAAAGAACCAGAAAAGAAACAAGCAGAATTCCGGCATCTATAACCGAAAGAATGCCCGGGAAGATGATTGGTACTAGTCCAAGACCAAGTGCTATGTTTATGATGTTGCTACCGACCAAGTTTCCAACGAGAAGGCGACCGAATCCGTGCCTTGCACTGTTGATTGAAACCGAAATCTCAGGTAAGGACGTGGCGAGCGATATCACAGTAAACCCGATGACATCTTGTTTGATACCCGAAGCCATGCTGATGTATTCAGTTCCTGATATTACCCACTGAGCTCCTATGGCAACGGCAACTGCAGAGATTGCCATTATGATAACGTCCCGAGGAAGGATTATTTTGTCGAGAGGTTCCGTTTCTTCGGATGTACTAGAAGAGACCCCCGGGGGATCTCTTATCGCTGATCTTATTGACGTAAGAAACTTGAATTTCAGGAAAAAATCGACGAAGATGGTGAATTGATAACAACGGTCACATTCAGTCCTGCCCCAGTAGAGGAACGAAAGGTAGGCGACAAGCAATAACAGAAGTATGGCTGCTTCGGGAATCACTATCATACCGAATGCAAACGGATTGAAAACCATCAGAGTAAGCATGCCACCAATTAGAATCATGATTTTCGTGTCTCTATCAAGTACGATGTGATTGGTGGAAAGGGGAGCGGCTAGGGCGCCTATTCCCGCTACCAATGTGATGTTTGTGATGGAAGAACCAAGAATGTTTGCGAAGGCAAGGTCTGCTCCCCCAG
The genomic region above belongs to Candidatus Thorarchaeota archaeon and contains:
- a CDS encoding sodium:calcium antiporter; protein product: MQTMEMIVNVGLFIGGLALLVRGSDYLIQSATTLAKSFGVSDLLIGLTIVAIGTSLPEVMASLAASAAGGADLAFANILGSSITNITLVAGIGALAAPLSTNHIVLDRDTKIMILIGGMLTLMVFNPFAFGMIVIPEAAILLLLLVAYLSFLYWGRTECDRCYQFTIFVDFFLKFKFLTSIRSAIRDPPGVSSSTSEETEPLDKIILPRDVIIMAISAVAVAIGAQWVISGTEYISMASGIKQDVIGFTVISLATSLPEISVSINSARHGFGRLLVGNLVGSNIINIALGLGLVPIIFPGILSVIDAGILLVSFLVLSFIFYYVIRKDWRVTRAEGIGLVTLYLLVQAIFISLAQGVFG